A region of uncultured Desulfobacter sp. DNA encodes the following proteins:
- a CDS encoding type II toxin-antitoxin system PemK/MazF family toxin encodes MVNQPISRFDIWLVQLDPTQGHEINKKRPCVVISPDEMSSLKTAIVAPMTSKGFNFPTRIQCTFQGKKGLILLDQIKAVDKSRLIKKLGIISKTTQIKVCDCLQELFAY; translated from the coding sequence ATGGTGAATCAGCCAATAAGCCGATTCGATATTTGGTTGGTTCAATTGGACCCGACACAAGGTCACGAAATAAACAAAAAAAGGCCCTGTGTTGTAATATCTCCAGACGAAATGTCTTCATTGAAAACAGCTATTGTCGCACCAATGACCTCTAAAGGCTTCAATTTCCCCACAAGAATTCAATGTACATTCCAAGGGAAAAAGGGGTTGATACTATTGGATCAAATAAAAGCTGTAGATAAATCAAGATTAATCAAAAAGTTGGGAATTATTTCAAAAACAACTCAAATTAAAGTTTGTGATTGTTTGCAGGAGCTTTTTGCATACTGA
- a CDS encoding class I SAM-dependent methyltransferase — protein MQLKYMYSFFKTFKIPGLFSVFSDFKRIVRYHFLYAAVESGLLEALRSPCSRNDLIEKLEVKNPDILDALLKVGISIKELNCKMDRYGIRGKRSLAMVGAHGDTLSAIIQANVTYYNNSYRHAAARMKGAALGDDLKWAGDIVARFSKLSDPVINTFLSDIVPTVPGLRVLDIGCGSGLLLKSISQINPDLSGLGIDVDEAAARQAMQNMEKWELQERVEIIKGDIRDLPENIPHFDLITLVNVVYYFPLEQRPELFKTLRSRLAPGGSLVIIMNMQGKNSDFGAANLNMANASIQGVTLLPDPVRLREQLRES, from the coding sequence ATGCAATTAAAATATATGTATTCGTTCTTTAAAACATTCAAAATACCAGGGCTTTTTTCCGTATTTTCAGACTTTAAAAGGATCGTCAGATATCACTTTCTGTACGCTGCGGTTGAATCCGGGCTTCTTGAGGCATTGAGAAGCCCTTGTTCCAGGAACGACCTGATTGAAAAACTGGAGGTTAAAAACCCGGACATATTGGATGCCTTGCTCAAAGTCGGTATTTCTATTAAAGAACTGAACTGCAAAATGGATCGCTATGGTATCAGGGGTAAAAGATCTCTTGCTATGGTTGGTGCACACGGGGATACCCTGTCAGCAATAATTCAGGCCAATGTGACTTATTATAACAATTCATACCGCCATGCTGCAGCCAGGATGAAAGGCGCTGCCTTGGGTGATGACCTTAAATGGGCCGGTGATATTGTTGCCAGATTTTCTAAACTCTCAGACCCCGTGATCAATACGTTTCTGTCGGACATCGTGCCAACGGTTCCGGGATTGCGGGTCCTAGACATCGGATGCGGATCAGGTCTTCTTTTAAAAAGCATTTCGCAAATTAATCCGGATCTGTCCGGCTTGGGGATTGACGTCGATGAAGCCGCAGCCAGGCAGGCGATGCAGAATATGGAAAAGTGGGAACTTCAGGAGAGGGTTGAGATTATCAAGGGGGATATCAGGGATCTGCCAGAGAATATACCCCATTTTGATCTGATTACCCTGGTTAACGTTGTATACTATTTCCCACTTGAACAGCGTCCCGAACTTTTCAAAACGCTGCGATCCAGACTGGCACCCGGTGGTAGCCTTGTTATCATCATGAACATGCAGGGAAAAAACTCTGATTTTGGGGCGGCCAACCTGAATATGGCCAACGCTTCCATCCAAGGGGTCACATTGCTGCCTGATCCGGTGAGACTCAGGGAGCAGCTTAGGGAGAGCTGA
- a CDS encoding AbrB/MazE/SpoVT family DNA-binding domain-containing protein, protein MVTLIKIGNSQGVRIPKAIIEQAQLNEKELEFKVLDEGLLIKPSRKPRQGWQKQFEKFKVEKEDELDQEWLDASLVDDEDWEW, encoded by the coding sequence ATGGTCACATTAATAAAAATTGGAAATTCACAAGGAGTAAGAATTCCGAAAGCGATTATTGAACAAGCACAACTTAATGAAAAAGAACTTGAATTTAAGGTGCTTGATGAAGGGCTGTTAATAAAACCATCCAGAAAACCCAGGCAGGGATGGCAAAAACAATTTGAAAAATTTAAAGTGGAAAAAGAGGATGAGTTGGACCAAGAATGGTTGGATGCTTCTCTGGTTGATGATGAGGATTGGGAATGGTGA
- the gabT gene encoding 4-aminobutyrate--2-oxoglutarate transaminase produces the protein MTGINDIQTLRNQVIPNGHASGTACYVDSAKGAVITDIQGKQYIDFAGGIAVMNVGHSHPKVVAAIKAQAEKFTHTCFMVNPYDVAVRLADRLCKIAPGAFDKKALFVNSGAEAVENAVKIARYYTKRQGVVVFDGSYHGRTYLTMAMTTKVKPYKNGFGPLAPEVYRAPYGDFKAFVDFFTTGIAPEHTAAVVIEPIQGEGGFIAPPEGFLPQVAQFCKDNGIVFIADEIQSGMGRSGKMFAIENFGVEPDLMTVAKSIAAGMPLSAVVGRKEIMDSVHPGGLGGTYGANPVACAAAHAVLDIFEEENLLEKAEKLGEKLGTTFGAWTQKFDCVGEVRGIGAMRGYTIVNADGTPAPDKAKKLAAYCFENGLITLVCGIEGNVIRVLMPLVIEDDQLQKGLDIMEAGLAGLGD, from the coding sequence ATGACTGGCATTAATGACATCCAGACCCTTAGAAATCAGGTAATTCCCAACGGCCATGCCTCCGGCACCGCCTGTTATGTTGATTCGGCCAAAGGGGCCGTTATCACGGATATTCAAGGTAAACAATATATTGATTTTGCCGGCGGCATTGCCGTGATGAACGTAGGCCACAGCCATCCCAAGGTGGTTGCGGCCATTAAGGCCCAGGCCGAAAAATTCACCCATACCTGCTTTATGGTCAATCCCTATGATGTGGCGGTGCGCCTGGCGGACCGGCTGTGCAAAATCGCCCCGGGCGCCTTTGACAAAAAAGCCCTCTTCGTCAATTCAGGCGCCGAGGCCGTTGAAAATGCGGTGAAAATCGCCCGCTATTACACCAAACGGCAGGGTGTTGTGGTGTTTGACGGCTCCTACCATGGCCGGACCTATCTCACCATGGCCATGACCACCAAGGTAAAGCCCTACAAAAACGGATTCGGCCCCCTGGCCCCGGAAGTGTACCGGGCCCCCTATGGCGATTTCAAGGCCTTTGTCGATTTTTTCACCACCGGCATTGCCCCGGAACATACTGCGGCTGTCGTCATCGAACCCATTCAGGGTGAAGGCGGCTTTATTGCCCCGCCTGAAGGCTTTCTGCCCCAGGTGGCACAGTTCTGTAAAGACAACGGCATTGTTTTTATTGCCGATGAAATCCAGTCCGGCATGGGCCGGTCCGGCAAGATGTTCGCCATTGAAAACTTCGGCGTGGAACCGGACCTGATGACCGTGGCCAAAAGTATTGCGGCGGGCATGCCGCTGAGCGCTGTGGTGGGCAGAAAAGAGATCATGGATTCCGTACACCCCGGCGGCTTAGGCGGTACATACGGCGCCAACCCTGTGGCCTGCGCAGCAGCCCACGCGGTGCTGGATATTTTTGAAGAGGAAAACCTTCTGGAAAAGGCTGAAAAGCTCGGCGAAAAGCTTGGCACAACATTTGGTGCCTGGACACAGAAATTTGATTGTGTGGGTGAAGTCAGAGGTATCGGCGCCATGCGCGGATACACCATTGTCAATGCCGACGGCACCCCGGCCCCGGACAAAGCCAAAAAACTGGCCGCTTACTGTTTTGAAAACGGTTTGATTACTCTTGTCTGCGGTATTGAAGGCAATGTCATCCGGGTGTTGATGCCCCTGGTCATTGAAGATGATCAGCTGCAAAAAGGGCTGGATATCATGGAAGCGGGCCTGGCCGGTCTTGGCGACTGA
- a CDS encoding GyrI-like domain-containing protein: MEYVQKDNIKKHTTMEYRKRVCNAMNFISHNLDRDLSLEEIAETASFSMFHFHRIFKAVVGETVASFTRRLRLEFAANRLLSNQHDDITTIAMDCGFSSSQNFAKAFRRHFGTKPSEYRKSKIGNKNSKGENALSLQAVYDSDTAFVNVLNNERRNAMNVAVKEMPEYNVAYVRKLGPYGKETCEQAFGELMQWAGPRGYIGSGTILGVYWDNPDITPPDKCRVDACITVPQGTSSEGQIGVQSISGGSYAVCHFEISSDSFQECWEDAFTWLVNSGYECHDKPCYELYHNNAADHPEGKWIFDICIPLKLKI, encoded by the coding sequence ATGGAATATGTTCAAAAAGACAATATAAAGAAACACACCACGATGGAGTATAGAAAGCGCGTTTGTAATGCCATGAATTTTATAAGCCATAATCTGGATCGCGATCTCTCTTTGGAGGAAATTGCGGAAACGGCTTCTTTCTCCATGTTTCACTTCCACAGGATTTTTAAGGCTGTGGTTGGAGAAACAGTTGCTAGTTTCACGCGAAGGTTGCGTCTTGAGTTTGCAGCAAACCGCCTTCTGTCGAATCAGCATGATGATATCACCACAATTGCAATGGATTGTGGATTCTCAAGTTCACAAAATTTTGCCAAAGCATTCCGCCGCCATTTCGGTACGAAACCTTCAGAATATCGTAAAAGCAAGATTGGAAACAAAAATAGCAAAGGAGAAAACGCATTATCCCTCCAGGCAGTCTATGATTCTGACACTGCATTCGTAAACGTATTAAACAATGAAAGGAGAAACGCAATGAACGTAGCAGTCAAAGAAATGCCGGAGTATAATGTTGCCTATGTACGCAAACTTGGACCCTATGGTAAAGAGACATGCGAACAGGCATTTGGAGAACTGATGCAGTGGGCGGGCCCACGGGGTTACATAGGTTCAGGCACGATACTTGGAGTCTATTGGGATAACCCGGATATTACCCCTCCCGATAAATGCCGTGTTGATGCTTGCATAACCGTTCCTCAAGGAACATCCTCTGAAGGACAGATTGGAGTTCAATCCATTAGTGGTGGTTCCTACGCCGTGTGTCATTTTGAGATTAGTTCCGACAGTTTCCAGGAGTGTTGGGAGGATGCTTTTACATGGCTTGTAAACAGTGGATACGAGTGCCATGACAAACCATGTTACGAACTATACCATAACAATGCGGCTGATCATCCAGAAGGCAAATGGATATTCGATATTTGTATTCCCTTGAAACTTAAAATCTGA
- a CDS encoding manganese-dependent inorganic pyrophosphatase produces MSTLVFGHKNPDTDSVVAAIALADLKKSLGEDIAPAIQGELNPESKFVLDKFGLAAPAVVTSYAGKDVYLVDHSDLAQSPDDLAKANILGIVDHHKLGDVTTGQPLECWIWPVGCTCTVIASMYDYFNVEVPKGVAGAMLCAILSDTVIFKSATCTDKDKEVCAKLAEICGESDLDALGIEMFKVKSAVEGTPIRELVLRDYKDFKMGGVGVGCGQLELVDLSIVDGIKADLEKDIQAMKAEKGNHTVLLMLTDIMKEGTELLVASDDESVVEKAFGTKPVDGKCWLPGIMSRKKQIIPFLEKVFG; encoded by the coding sequence ATGTCAACTCTCGTATTTGGTCACAAAAATCCGGATACCGACTCTGTAGTAGCAGCCATCGCACTTGCCGATCTGAAAAAAAGCCTTGGTGAAGACATTGCACCAGCTATTCAGGGCGAGCTGAACCCCGAATCCAAATTTGTCCTGGACAAATTTGGTCTGGCTGCCCCCGCAGTTGTCACCAGCTATGCAGGTAAAGATGTTTACCTGGTGGACCATTCCGACCTGGCCCAGAGCCCTGACGACCTGGCCAAAGCCAATATCCTGGGTATTGTAGACCATCACAAACTGGGTGATGTAACCACCGGACAGCCCCTGGAATGCTGGATCTGGCCTGTTGGCTGCACCTGCACCGTAATTGCTTCCATGTACGATTACTTCAATGTTGAGGTTCCCAAGGGCGTTGCCGGTGCCATGCTGTGCGCCATCCTCTCCGACACCGTAATCTTCAAATCCGCCACCTGCACAGACAAAGACAAAGAAGTTTGTGCAAAACTGGCTGAAATCTGTGGCGAATCCGACCTTGACGCTCTGGGCATTGAAATGTTCAAGGTAAAATCCGCTGTTGAAGGCACCCCCATCCGTGAACTGGTTCTGCGCGACTACAAAGATTTCAAGATGGGTGGTGTTGGCGTTGGCTGCGGCCAGCTTGAACTGGTTGACCTGTCCATCGTTGACGGCATCAAGGCTGATCTTGAAAAAGACATCCAAGCCATGAAAGCAGAAAAAGGCAATCACACTGTACTGCTGATGCTCACCGACATCATGAAAGAAGGCACCGAGCTTCTCGTGGCTTCCGATGACGAATCTGTTGTTGAAAAAGCTTTTGGTACAAAACCGGTTGACGGCAAATGCTGGCTGCCCGGCATCATGAGCCGTAAAAAACAGATCATCCCCTTCCTGGAAAAAGTATTCGGTTAA
- a CDS encoding TetR/AcrR family transcriptional regulator — translation MDSKETSTGSRRHIQKEETRKIILDRSRELFNELGFDKTSTRAIATRAGVGVGTVFSHFPDKSSLLIAALLDDLTSTQANAMKSMPKDANVGDRFLHLARFFYTYYSKRPDLSRTLLKELWFVKGEWGGKLTTQAFEFVLLVRNMLEQAKERKEIRPEADTLLCARAFFSHYLIVLYEGLNSSEVDVKNMLDTLKGMLNQLLTGVGKTIDIKGK, via the coding sequence ATGGATAGTAAAGAAACCAGTACCGGAAGCCGGAGGCATATACAAAAAGAGGAGACGCGAAAAATCATCCTTGATAGATCCCGGGAGCTTTTCAATGAGCTGGGTTTTGACAAAACTTCCACGCGGGCCATCGCAACACGGGCCGGTGTGGGCGTCGGAACGGTCTTCAGCCATTTCCCGGACAAGTCATCACTGCTTATTGCCGCATTATTGGATGATCTCACTTCCACCCAGGCAAACGCCATGAAAAGCATGCCCAAAGACGCTAATGTGGGTGACAGATTTCTTCATCTTGCCCGGTTTTTTTACACCTATTATTCAAAACGCCCTGATCTGTCCCGGACATTGTTAAAGGAACTCTGGTTTGTAAAAGGGGAATGGGGAGGGAAACTGACCACACAAGCTTTTGAATTCGTTCTTCTGGTCAGAAATATGCTGGAACAGGCAAAGGAAAGAAAGGAGATTCGGCCCGAAGCCGACACCCTCCTGTGCGCCAGGGCCTTTTTCTCCCACTATTTGATTGTCCTTTATGAAGGACTAAACAGTTCCGAAGTCGATGTAAAAAATATGCTCGACACACTGAAAGGAATGCTCAATCAGCTCCTGACCGGTGTGGGCAAAACCATTGATATTAAAGGAAAATAA
- a CDS encoding reverse transcriptase domain-containing protein has product MNRRPQQMEFFPASQIAESLGNNDRLMEMILERNNIIQAWKQVCANKGAPGVDGMKTSQLGNYLAKHWPEIEPDLLNCRYKPLPVKRKEIPKPDGGARLLGIPTVLDRFIQQAISPILEQVWESFFSECNYGFRPGRSAHDAVIQGKEYMVEGYTYVVDMDLFNQLS; this is encoded by the coding sequence GTGAACAGACGGCCACAGCAGATGGAATTTTTCCCAGCGTCACAGATTGCCGAAAGTCTGGGAAACAACGACCGGTTAATGGAGATGATCCTTGAACGCAACAACATTATCCAGGCATGGAAACAGGTTTGTGCGAATAAAGGTGCCCCCGGGGTAGACGGTATGAAAACCAGTCAACTCGGGAACTACCTGGCAAAGCACTGGCCTGAAATTGAGCCAGACCTGCTTAACTGCAGGTATAAACCGTTGCCGGTGAAGCGCAAGGAAATCCCCAAACCGGATGGTGGTGCCCGTTTACTGGGAATCCCCACGGTGCTGGACCGGTTTATCCAGCAAGCCATATCCCCGATTCTGGAACAGGTATGGGAATCCTTTTTCTCTGAATGCAATTATGGATTCAGACCCGGCAGATCCGCCCACGATGCGGTGATACAGGGCAAAGAGTATATGGTTGAAGGTTATACCTATGTGGTCGACATGGATCTTTTTAATCAACTTTCATGA
- a CDS encoding SulP family inorganic anion transporter — translation MTTLFRKAAPVHPVPAGISLFPFLTWIRQFSAASLRADLLAGLTGAFIVLPQGVSFAMIAGLPAQYGLYTAIVPPVIAALFGSSRHLVSGPTTAISIILFSTLSPLAEPGSADYIRLALTLTFMAGLFQLAFGLARLGTLINFVSHSVVVGFSAGAALLIATSQLKHALGVPVPSGSSFLTSWAFLLKSTGQIRYYEVSIALVALCCAIVVKRFKPKWPALLFALIAGSLFSLAANGQAHGVRFLGELNGRLPSLSTPDFTLDTLRTMAPGALAVAFLGLIEALSIARSIAVKSGQHINGSQEFIGQGLSNIAGSFFSGYASSGSFTRSGVNYDSGAVSPLASIFSALFLSVIALLVAPLTAYLPLSAMGGVILFVAFKLIDVHHIKEILKSSRPDTFVLAATFAGTLLFTIEFAIYAGVLLSMAIYLTRTSHPHVTPLVPDPLDDRRTLITAPENNSELCPQLSMVRIHGSLFFGAANHVAKTLENFDKEAPRHLLIVGYGINFIDVSGAMALVQEAQRRQKMGKSLHLCRINQDVRQFLVQGEFIQQVGEDHIFDRENQAISTIYEKLDRNVCLSCQSRIFSECQTL, via the coding sequence ATGACCACTCTTTTCAGAAAAGCAGCGCCGGTCCATCCGGTACCCGCCGGAATCAGCCTTTTTCCCTTTTTAACCTGGATACGTCAGTTCAGTGCCGCGTCACTGCGTGCTGATTTACTGGCCGGACTCACCGGTGCCTTTATTGTGCTGCCCCAGGGCGTCTCCTTTGCCATGATCGCAGGTCTGCCTGCACAATATGGACTTTACACGGCCATTGTACCGCCGGTGATCGCCGCGTTGTTCGGATCTTCCAGACACCTGGTCTCCGGCCCCACCACAGCGATTTCCATTATCTTGTTTTCGACCCTGAGCCCCCTTGCCGAGCCCGGGTCTGCGGACTACATTCGCCTGGCCCTGACCCTGACATTCATGGCCGGCCTTTTCCAGCTGGCCTTTGGCCTGGCACGCCTGGGCACCTTGATCAACTTTGTATCCCACTCGGTTGTCGTAGGCTTTTCCGCAGGCGCCGCTCTGCTCATTGCCACCTCCCAGCTGAAACACGCCCTGGGCGTACCCGTGCCCAGCGGCTCCTCTTTTCTGACCTCCTGGGCCTTTCTGCTCAAGTCGACCGGCCAGATCCGCTACTATGAGGTATCCATTGCCCTGGTTGCTCTTTGCTGTGCCATTGTCGTAAAGAGATTTAAACCCAAATGGCCGGCGTTGCTTTTTGCCCTGATCGCAGGGTCCCTGTTCAGCCTGGCTGCAAACGGCCAGGCACACGGTGTCAGATTTTTAGGAGAATTGAACGGCCGGCTGCCGTCCCTCTCAACCCCGGATTTCACCCTGGACACATTGAGAACCATGGCTCCCGGTGCCCTGGCTGTGGCTTTTCTGGGACTCATTGAGGCATTGTCCATTGCCCGGTCCATCGCAGTCAAGTCGGGCCAGCACATTAACGGCAGCCAGGAGTTTATCGGACAGGGCCTGTCCAACATCGCCGGCAGTTTCTTTTCGGGCTATGCCAGTTCCGGGTCCTTTACCCGGTCCGGAGTCAACTACGACTCAGGCGCGGTCTCCCCGCTGGCATCCATCTTCTCCGCCTTGTTTTTGTCTGTTATCGCCCTGCTGGTGGCCCCTTTGACAGCTTATCTGCCCCTGTCCGCCATGGGCGGCGTTATCCTGTTTGTGGCCTTTAAGCTCATTGACGTACATCATATCAAAGAAATTCTCAAAAGCAGCCGGCCCGATACCTTTGTCCTGGCCGCGACCTTTGCCGGGACCCTGTTGTTCACCATTGAATTTGCCATCTATGCCGGCGTTCTTCTCTCCATGGCCATCTACCTGACAAGAACCTCCCATCCCCATGTCACGCCCCTGGTGCCCGATCCCCTGGATGACCGCAGGACACTGATCACTGCCCCGGAAAACAACAGCGAATTGTGCCCCCAGCTCTCCATGGTCCGGATCCACGGCTCTCTTTTTTTCGGAGCGGCCAACCATGTGGCAAAAACCCTGGAGAATTTTGATAAAGAGGCGCCCAGACACCTGCTGATCGTTGGGTACGGCATCAACTTTATTGATGTATCCGGTGCCATGGCACTGGTTCAGGAGGCCCAGCGCAGGCAAAAAATGGGGAAGTCCCTCCACCTGTGCCGGATTAACCAGGATGTCCGCCAGTTCCTGGTTCAGGGGGAATTCATTCAACAGGTCGGGGAAGATCATATCTTTGACAGGGAAAACCAGGCCATCAGCACCATTTACGAAAAGCTGGACCGAAACGTCTGCCTCTCCTGCCAGTCCCGTATTTTCAGCGAATGTCAAACGTTGTGA
- a CDS encoding NAD-dependent succinate-semialdehyde dehydrogenase gives MLKLKNVSLLRNNCFIQGEWVAADSGKTVDVTNPATGQIIGTVPFCGADETRRAIHAAQESLDAWRSKTAQERSAILRKWHDLLMENQEDLAVIMTAEQGKPLAESKGEISYAAAFFEWFAEEAKRVYGDVIPQTVASQRLVVIKQPVGVVAAITPWNFPSAMITRKAGAALAAGCTMVVKPATATPFSALAIAELGRQAGVPKGVFNVVTGSSSAIGGELTANPIVRKLTFTGSTQVGKKLMKDCADTMKRISMELGGNAPFIVFDDADIDAAVEGAMACKYRNSGQTCVCANRMYVQSGVYDQFCKKLTMAVEGLKVGNGLDDGIQQGPLIDMTAVETVESHINDAVTKGGKILTGGARHALGGSFFAPTVIADITDDMRVAKEETFGPLAPVFKFDTEDEVIRKANDTEFGLAAYFYTRDLGRSWRVGEKLEYGLVGINSGIISNPVAPFGGMKESGNGREGSKYGLDDYLEIKYLCMSGI, from the coding sequence ATGTTGAAATTAAAAAACGTAAGTCTTCTGCGTAATAATTGTTTTATTCAGGGTGAATGGGTGGCCGCAGACAGCGGTAAAACCGTTGATGTAACCAATCCGGCCACAGGCCAGATTATTGGTACGGTTCCCTTTTGCGGTGCCGATGAAACACGAAGGGCCATTCATGCGGCCCAGGAAAGCCTGGATGCCTGGCGGTCCAAAACCGCCCAGGAACGTTCGGCAATCCTGAGAAAATGGCACGATCTGCTCATGGAAAACCAGGAGGATCTGGCCGTGATCATGACTGCGGAACAGGGAAAGCCCCTGGCGGAATCCAAGGGCGAAATATCCTATGCCGCCGCATTTTTTGAATGGTTTGCCGAAGAAGCCAAGCGGGTATACGGAGATGTGATTCCCCAGACCGTGGCGTCCCAACGCCTGGTGGTGATCAAACAACCGGTGGGGGTGGTGGCCGCCATTACCCCGTGGAACTTCCCCAGTGCCATGATCACCAGAAAGGCGGGTGCGGCCCTGGCCGCCGGATGCACCATGGTGGTCAAACCGGCCACAGCCACACCGTTTTCAGCCTTGGCCATTGCGGAACTTGGCCGGCAGGCAGGCGTCCCCAAAGGTGTGTTCAATGTGGTGACAGGCTCGTCTTCGGCCATTGGCGGGGAGCTTACAGCCAACCCCATTGTGCGCAAGCTGACCTTCACCGGTTCCACCCAGGTGGGTAAAAAACTGATGAAAGACTGCGCCGATACCATGAAGCGAATTTCCATGGAGCTGGGCGGAAACGCCCCGTTTATTGTGTTTGACGACGCAGATATTGATGCGGCCGTGGAAGGCGCCATGGCGTGCAAATACCGCAACTCCGGCCAGACCTGTGTATGCGCCAACCGGATGTATGTCCAGTCAGGGGTCTATGATCAGTTTTGCAAAAAGCTGACAATGGCCGTGGAAGGCCTTAAGGTAGGCAATGGATTGGATGATGGGATTCAGCAGGGCCCGCTCATTGATATGACTGCCGTGGAAACCGTGGAGAGCCACATCAATGATGCCGTGACAAAAGGTGGAAAAATCCTGACCGGCGGTGCACGCCATGCCCTGGGCGGCTCCTTTTTTGCGCCCACGGTTATTGCGGATATCACCGATGATATGCGGGTGGCCAAAGAGGAGACCTTTGGTCCCCTGGCCCCGGTTTTCAAGTTTGACACCGAAGATGAAGTGATCCGCAAAGCCAATGACACCGAATTCGGGCTGGCCGCTTACTTCTATACCAGGGATCTGGGCAGAAGCTGGCGTGTCGGAGAAAAACTGGAGTATGGCCTGGTGGGTATAAATTCTGGTATAATCTCCAATCCGGTGGCGCCCTTTGGCGGTATGAAAGAGTCGGGCAACGGCCGGGAAGGCTCAAAATACGGCCTGGATGATTATCTGGAAATCAAATACCTCTGCATGTCAGGTATATGA